The following coding sequences lie in one Coraliomargarita sinensis genomic window:
- a CDS encoding efflux RND transporter periplasmic adaptor subunit, translated as MKKTIFILSLFLGVILLIAFLVGTKMMQFGAMAEAGANGGPPPETVSSTEASTQVWQTRLRAVGTIEPVQGILIESETSGLVDAIAFENGQEVQKGDLLVQLDIDVEKAQLRAAVATAKLADLEYERAKSLRASGSIPESRLDSAAADLERAQAEIENINAVIDRKTIKAPFDGRVGIRQINLGQYVPLGSPIVNLQSDENVYANFSLPQKDLSQIEKSIPLTVRSDAYPEKEFQGELTAISPEIDATTRSVALQGTLQNADGLLRSGLFVEIEINLPDQRQVVAVPSTAILYAPYGNSVFVIEESEGAENGEGQLTARQKFIRIGQTRGDYVSIVEGLKPGERIVSAGGFKLRNGSRIRINNELAPEPKTEPRPNNT; from the coding sequence ATGAAAAAAACCATCTTCATTCTCAGCCTATTTTTGGGCGTGATTCTGTTAATCGCGTTTCTTGTCGGCACGAAAATGATGCAGTTCGGTGCGATGGCCGAAGCTGGTGCCAACGGCGGCCCTCCCCCGGAAACCGTATCATCGACAGAAGCCAGCACCCAGGTGTGGCAGACCCGTTTGCGTGCCGTGGGCACAATTGAGCCAGTGCAGGGGATTCTGATCGAGAGCGAGACCTCCGGCTTAGTCGATGCGATCGCTTTTGAGAACGGACAGGAGGTTCAGAAAGGCGATCTACTGGTTCAGCTCGACATTGACGTGGAGAAAGCACAACTGCGGGCCGCGGTTGCAACGGCAAAGTTAGCCGACCTTGAATACGAGCGGGCGAAAAGCCTGAGAGCTTCAGGCAGTATACCGGAATCCCGGCTGGACTCGGCGGCGGCGGATCTGGAACGCGCGCAGGCGGAGATTGAGAACATCAACGCGGTAATTGACCGTAAGACGATCAAGGCGCCTTTCGATGGGCGCGTGGGCATTCGCCAAATCAATCTTGGCCAATACGTCCCTCTTGGCTCTCCCATTGTCAACCTGCAGTCCGACGAAAACGTCTACGCCAACTTCAGCTTGCCCCAGAAGGATTTGTCTCAGATCGAGAAGTCCATCCCCCTGACCGTACGCAGCGATGCTTATCCGGAGAAGGAGTTTCAAGGTGAGCTCACAGCCATCAGTCCGGAGATCGACGCCACCACACGCTCGGTCGCTCTGCAGGGAACCCTACAAAATGCTGATGGCCTGCTGCGGTCCGGCCTGTTTGTGGAGATCGAGATCAACCTTCCCGACCAGCGGCAGGTGGTGGCCGTACCCAGCACCGCAATTTTGTATGCTCCTTATGGGAACTCGGTCTTTGTCATCGAAGAGAGCGAGGGGGCCGAAAACGGCGAGGGGCAGCTGACTGCCAGACAGAAATTTATACGTATCGGCCAGACACGTGGGGATTATGTCAGCATTGTAGAAGGCCTGAAGCCGGGTGAAAGGATCGTATCCGCCGGAGGCTTCAAGCTGCGGAACGGCAGCCGTATCCGGATCAACAACGAACTCGCCCCGGAGCCAAAGACCGAGCCGAGACCGAACAACACCTAG
- the dapB gene encoding 4-hydroxy-tetrahydrodipicolinate reductase yields the protein MPLKILLNGSKGRMGVAIANCAEDNDAMIAAACDAGDDASAVISGCEAVIDFSFHEVTPKIAVLAAEHKLPLVIGTTGHTSEERSAILSAVEGKIPVVWAGNYSVGVNTLNFLTRKAAQILGEKYEPELMEMHHHHKKDAPSGTAERLIEILKESYDYSDEHVTHGRQGLTGARPQKEIGVHAIRGGDIVGEHTVYFIGDGERIELTHKASDRKIFAQGAVRAAHWAVGKSPGVYNMEDVLGLVD from the coding sequence ATGCCACTCAAAATTCTACTCAACGGTTCCAAGGGGCGTATGGGCGTAGCCATCGCCAACTGTGCCGAGGACAACGACGCAATGATCGCCGCCGCCTGCGACGCAGGTGACGATGCTTCAGCTGTGATTTCAGGCTGTGAGGCCGTTATCGACTTCAGTTTTCATGAAGTGACCCCAAAAATCGCGGTGCTCGCCGCCGAGCACAAACTGCCGCTCGTAATTGGCACAACTGGACACACCTCCGAGGAGCGCAGCGCGATCCTGTCAGCGGTTGAGGGCAAGATTCCCGTTGTCTGGGCAGGGAACTACTCGGTTGGAGTCAATACACTCAACTTCCTGACGCGCAAAGCAGCCCAGATACTCGGCGAAAAATACGAACCCGAGCTAATGGAGATGCATCACCACCACAAAAAGGATGCCCCCAGCGGCACGGCCGAGCGACTCATCGAAATCCTGAAAGAGAGCTACGATTACTCGGACGAGCACGTCACCCACGGCCGTCAAGGCCTGACCGGCGCGCGTCCCCAAAAGGAGATCGGCGTTCATGCCATCCGCGGCGGAGATATCGTCGGCGAGCACACCGTTTACTTCATCGGAGACGGCGAGCGCATTGAGCTGACTCATAAAGCGAGCGACCGTAAGATTTTCGCTCAGGGAGCGGTTCGGGCAGCACATTGGGCGGTCGGAAAATCTCCCGGAGTTTACAATATGGAGGACGTGCTCGGGCTGGTCGACTAG
- a CDS encoding efflux RND transporter permease subunit, whose protein sequence is MEKQTAFTDIFVRKPVLSLVVTLIIVIAGLQAIKTLTVRQYPQNENASVTVTTVYTGADAALVRGFITTPLERAIATANGIDYISSSSALGLSTITIRLELNYDSTKALAEISSKVDQVRNDLPPEAEVPVINIESANSARAAAYLSFSSEILKANEITDYLVRVVQPRLTAVPGVQEAEILGGRTFAMRIWLDPDRMAALGVTASRVREELAANNYLSAIGQTKGNLVRVNLTANTDLNTVEDFEELAILNREDTIIRIKDIATVELGGEDYDSEVRFSGERAVFIGMQVLPDANTVDVIRAVREELDSIKKELPTGLSADIGYDSTVYIEESIAEVVKTLMETLLIVMTVIFLFMGRIRTVLVPVLAIPISLIGAIFLMQIFGFTINLLTLLAVVLSVGLVVDDAIIVVENIERHIENGHSKMESALRGVRELIGPVIATTLVLVAVYLPIAFQGGLTGSLFQEFALTLSGAVIVSSIVALTLSPMLSSKVLASGEHKGLARLINNGFASLRRVYGRLLSVSLKCRWALYGAWLLLTLFCVPMFMISSKELAPKEDQGVIFGIVDAPANQSIEENVRYTEKANDTYFSIPETDYTFQLTNPQGGFSGMILRTWNQRERTTFDIMPIVQERLAGISGVNIFPTTPDPLPGGAENFPMNFLILSTAEPAQILEFAEILKNKAAQSGLFAFPPIIDTKIDQPQTKYKINRDMVSSLGLDLRSVGADLSAMVGGGYVNRFNIEGRSYKVIPQIERVNRLNPHQLQDIYISGPNDELIQLSTVAEMEQSVQPRSLNRFQQFNAVKLSGIAIRPLDEALSFLEEEADKILPEGYRYDYSGEARQLRKEGNTFLPAFGLAVILIFLVLAAQFNSFRDPFVILLGSVPLAMFGALIFTSLQMNAPGVPFWTNGLTTTLNIYSQVGLVTLVGLVAKNGIIIVEFANELQREGRSKLQAIQEAAEIRLRPVLMTSVATVAGHFPLVLVTGAGAEARNSIGLVIVGGMAIGTTFTLLFLPSIYMLIAKDRQAEKQAVT, encoded by the coding sequence ATGGAAAAACAAACCGCATTTACCGACATTTTTGTCAGGAAGCCCGTCCTCTCACTGGTCGTCACCCTCATCATTGTCATTGCCGGCCTGCAGGCGATCAAAACATTGACCGTCCGGCAGTATCCGCAGAATGAAAATGCCTCCGTCACGGTGACGACCGTCTATACAGGTGCCGATGCGGCTTTGGTGCGTGGCTTTATTACCACACCGCTGGAGCGTGCCATCGCGACCGCAAACGGGATCGACTACATCAGCTCCAGCAGCGCTCTCGGACTCTCCACCATCACGATACGTCTGGAACTGAACTACGACTCGACCAAGGCGTTGGCCGAGATCAGTTCGAAAGTGGATCAAGTTCGCAACGACCTCCCCCCCGAAGCCGAGGTACCCGTGATCAACATCGAGTCCGCCAACAGTGCACGGGCCGCAGCCTACCTCTCCTTCTCTTCCGAGATTCTGAAAGCCAACGAAATCACCGACTATCTTGTGCGTGTGGTACAACCACGACTCACAGCCGTGCCCGGTGTACAGGAAGCCGAAATTCTGGGTGGGCGCACCTTCGCCATGCGCATTTGGCTCGACCCGGACCGCATGGCCGCACTTGGTGTAACCGCCTCAAGGGTCAGGGAAGAACTCGCGGCCAACAACTATTTATCTGCGATCGGACAAACCAAAGGCAATTTGGTCCGGGTCAATCTCACGGCCAACACCGACCTCAATACCGTTGAAGACTTTGAAGAATTGGCGATTCTCAACCGTGAGGATACCATCATACGGATCAAAGACATCGCCACGGTCGAACTGGGCGGTGAAGACTACGATTCCGAGGTTCGCTTTTCGGGCGAGCGGGCGGTTTTTATTGGCATGCAGGTTCTGCCCGATGCGAACACCGTCGATGTCATACGCGCGGTCCGAGAGGAACTTGATTCGATCAAGAAAGAGCTGCCAACCGGATTGAGCGCAGACATCGGCTATGATTCGACCGTCTACATTGAGGAGTCGATCGCCGAAGTCGTAAAGACGCTGATGGAAACACTACTGATCGTGATGACGGTGATCTTTCTTTTCATGGGACGCATCCGCACGGTTCTGGTTCCGGTGCTGGCCATCCCCATTTCTTTGATTGGTGCGATATTCCTGATGCAGATTTTCGGCTTTACGATCAATCTGCTCACTCTACTCGCCGTGGTTCTTTCCGTCGGACTGGTGGTGGACGATGCCATCATTGTCGTGGAAAATATCGAGCGACACATCGAGAACGGACATTCGAAAATGGAGTCGGCACTGCGCGGCGTGAGGGAACTGATCGGCCCGGTGATTGCGACCACCCTGGTTTTGGTTGCCGTCTATTTGCCGATTGCCTTTCAGGGCGGGTTGACCGGGTCACTTTTTCAGGAGTTCGCCCTCACTTTGAGCGGTGCGGTCATCGTCTCATCCATCGTGGCGCTCACCCTGAGTCCGATGCTTTCCTCCAAGGTGCTCGCTTCCGGCGAGCATAAGGGTTTGGCCCGCTTGATTAACAACGGGTTCGCGAGCCTGCGACGGGTATACGGACGCCTGCTTTCCGTCTCTCTGAAATGCCGCTGGGCCCTGTACGGCGCATGGCTACTCCTCACATTATTCTGTGTTCCGATGTTCATGATCTCGTCCAAGGAATTGGCCCCCAAGGAAGACCAGGGTGTTATTTTTGGCATCGTTGACGCCCCGGCCAACCAGTCGATCGAGGAGAACGTCCGCTACACGGAAAAGGCCAATGACACCTATTTCTCCATACCCGAGACCGATTACACCTTTCAGCTGACCAATCCCCAGGGAGGCTTCAGCGGTATGATTCTAAGGACCTGGAACCAACGCGAACGGACCACTTTCGACATCATGCCGATCGTACAAGAGCGCCTCGCCGGTATCTCGGGGGTCAATATCTTCCCAACGACCCCGGATCCGTTGCCCGGTGGCGCCGAGAACTTCCCGATGAACTTTCTCATTCTATCCACTGCTGAACCGGCACAGATTCTGGAGTTCGCGGAAATACTTAAAAATAAAGCAGCTCAGAGCGGACTCTTCGCATTTCCACCAATTATCGATACAAAAATCGATCAGCCCCAGACGAAATACAAGATCAACCGTGACATGGTCAGCAGCCTGGGGCTCGACCTCCGCTCGGTCGGTGCGGACCTCAGCGCTATGGTGGGCGGCGGCTATGTCAACCGCTTCAATATTGAGGGACGCAGCTACAAAGTCATCCCCCAAATCGAACGGGTCAACCGTCTCAATCCGCACCAGCTGCAGGACATCTACATTTCAGGCCCGAATGATGAACTCATCCAACTCAGCACGGTGGCCGAGATGGAGCAGAGCGTGCAACCGCGCTCTCTGAATCGTTTCCAACAGTTCAATGCGGTCAAGTTGAGCGGGATCGCAATCCGCCCGCTTGACGAAGCCCTGAGCTTTCTGGAAGAAGAAGCGGATAAGATCCTCCCCGAAGGCTACCGCTACGATTATTCCGGCGAAGCACGGCAACTGCGCAAGGAAGGCAACACCTTCCTGCCAGCATTCGGCCTGGCGGTCATTCTGATCTTTCTTGTACTTGCCGCTCAGTTCAACAGCTTCCGCGACCCCTTCGTCATACTCCTCGGCTCCGTGCCGCTGGCGATGTTCGGGGCCTTGATCTTTACCTCACTTCAGATGAATGCACCCGGCGTTCCGTTCTGGACCAACGGATTGACCACGACCCTGAACATTTACTCGCAGGTGGGCCTGGTCACGCTGGTGGGCCTGGTCGCCAAGAATGGCATTATCATCGTGGAGTTTGCCAATGAACTTCAACGCGAGGGGCGTTCCAAGCTACAGGCCATACAGGAAGCTGCCGAAATCCGGCTTCGCCCTGTCCTGATGACCTCAGTTGCCACCGTCGCCGGACACTTTCCGCTGGTTTTGGTCACCGGAGCCGGCGCTGAAGCGCGCAACTCCATCGGCCTGGTGATTGTCGGCGGCATGGCCATCGGCACGACCTTCACCCTGCTTTTTCTGCCCAGCATCTATATGCTGATCGCCAAAGACAGACAGGCGGAGAAGCAGGCGGTCACTTAG
- the ruvA gene encoding Holliday junction branch migration protein RuvA, producing the protein MIAHLKGTVLESTPLLVVLDVAGVGYEVHIPVTTAEKVPPIGQPCSLFTQAVYREDSASLYGFATRDDRDFFRLLVEKVSGIGPKIAISMLSRMSPELLRSAIASSDTALLAKCPGIGKKTAERLVIELKDKVGLPASGEALASETATANEPSHFQDAVSSLMILGYKPADADKLIRKAASRIGADATTEALIKTALS; encoded by the coding sequence GTGATTGCACATCTCAAAGGAACCGTCCTAGAAAGCACGCCGCTGCTGGTGGTGCTGGATGTCGCAGGTGTTGGCTACGAGGTTCATATTCCCGTCACCACGGCGGAAAAAGTGCCGCCAATCGGGCAGCCGTGCAGCCTCTTCACCCAGGCGGTTTACCGCGAGGACAGTGCGTCATTGTATGGCTTTGCCACCCGCGACGACCGCGATTTCTTCCGCCTGCTGGTGGAGAAAGTTTCCGGAATCGGGCCGAAGATCGCTATCAGCATGTTGAGCCGTATGTCCCCCGAACTACTGAGGAGCGCCATCGCCAGCTCGGATACCGCCCTACTCGCCAAATGTCCGGGAATCGGCAAGAAGACTGCAGAGCGCCTAGTCATTGAACTAAAGGACAAAGTGGGCCTGCCTGCCTCCGGCGAAGCCCTCGCCAGCGAAACGGCTACCGCCAATGAACCGAGTCATTTTCAGGACGCGGTGAGTAGCTTGATGATTCTGGGCTACAAACCCGCGGATGCGGATAAACTCATCCGTAAAGCGGCCAGCCGAATCGGGGCGGATGCCACCACGGAAGCGCTGATCAAAACGGCTCTGTCCTGA
- a CDS encoding type IV pilus twitching motility protein PilT, whose protein sequence is MAVLETIHGLLNLAVENGASDIHLKSNKQAYLRLSGRLEPVEMDPITPEDLREFIEQSVPEQFYEDWQNDRQVDYSYRVENIGRFRVNGFLQRGLPTVVMRHVSDHPPTFEDLNIDGDTLSRLCKEKDGIVLLCGATGSGKSSTLAAMINHINRTYDKHIVTLEDPIEFTYTDIKSIINQREVGIDCPTFAHGMKAVLRQDPDVILVGEMRDKHTFETALQAAETGHLVFGTLHASNAQQAVQRLFEFFPEERRVALQRQVAYALKATITQKLLPALEGGGRFPVSESFILDSLARKTIMEGDFEKIEAVIESGEDNGSKTFNQDLFRLVKEGKVTREDALSSSPNPRQLEMNLKGIFLSSGGIVN, encoded by the coding sequence ATGGCAGTTCTCGAAACCATCCACGGTCTACTCAACCTCGCTGTTGAAAACGGCGCCAGCGATATTCATCTCAAATCCAACAAGCAGGCCTACCTGCGACTGAGTGGCCGACTGGAACCGGTTGAAATGGATCCGATCACACCGGAGGATTTACGGGAATTCATCGAGCAGAGTGTACCCGAGCAATTTTACGAAGATTGGCAGAACGATCGTCAGGTCGACTATTCCTACCGGGTGGAAAATATCGGGCGTTTCCGTGTGAACGGATTTTTGCAGCGCGGGTTACCTACGGTTGTCATGCGGCACGTCAGCGACCATCCGCCGACCTTTGAGGATTTGAATATCGATGGAGATACCCTGTCCAGGCTTTGCAAGGAGAAGGACGGGATTGTCCTGCTCTGTGGTGCGACCGGCTCCGGTAAGAGTTCCACGCTTGCGGCGATGATCAACCATATCAACCGCACCTACGACAAGCACATCGTCACTCTGGAAGACCCGATTGAATTTACATACACGGACATCAAATCAATCATCAACCAGCGAGAGGTCGGGATCGATTGCCCGACCTTTGCGCACGGTATGAAAGCCGTGCTGCGTCAGGACCCGGACGTTATCCTGGTCGGTGAGATGCGCGACAAGCACACCTTTGAAACCGCTCTGCAGGCCGCGGAAACAGGGCACCTCGTTTTTGGCACTTTGCACGCTTCCAATGCCCAGCAAGCGGTTCAGCGTCTTTTCGAGTTTTTCCCTGAAGAGCGGAGGGTTGCGCTCCAACGCCAGGTGGCCTATGCGCTGAAAGCCACCATCACGCAGAAGCTCTTGCCCGCACTCGAGGGTGGGGGACGGTTTCCTGTCTCGGAATCCTTCATTCTCGATTCACTGGCCAGAAAAACGATTATGGAGGGTGACTTCGAGAAGATCGAGGCGGTGATCGAATCAGGCGAAGACAACGGCTCGAAGACATTCAATCAGGACCTCTTCCGCCTCGTGAAGGAAGGCAAGGTTACCCGGGAAGATGCGCTCAGTAGTTCCCCGAACCCGCGCCAGTTGGAGATGAACCTCAAGGGTATCTTCCTCAGCAGTGGCGGGATTGTAAATTAA
- a CDS encoding helix-turn-helix domain-containing protein codes for MPLDTINVFRLFHLLHLIHLGALNHQIITMPTLDPVLPTPEDSKLANEASRNLLPLLGGTEPGVRILLPHEKGEPEETIILPRSAVQLLQNLLTQMARGNAVSLVPQHAELTTNQAADVLGVSRPYLVNELLEKGEIPYHRVGTHRRIAFADLMEYRKKIDERHEEAMQKLANIAQEEGGMGY; via the coding sequence ATGCCGCTTGACACGATAAACGTTTTTCGTTTATTTCACTTGTTGCACTTAATTCACTTAGGTGCCCTGAATCATCAAATCATCACTATGCCCACTCTAGATCCAGTCTTACCTACGCCGGAAGATAGCAAACTGGCCAACGAGGCCAGCCGTAACCTTTTGCCGCTTTTAGGAGGAACAGAACCGGGGGTTCGAATCCTCCTGCCCCATGAAAAGGGGGAGCCAGAGGAAACGATCATCCTGCCGCGTTCCGCGGTTCAGCTCTTGCAGAACCTATTAACGCAAATGGCTCGCGGAAACGCAGTGTCCCTTGTACCTCAGCACGCAGAATTAACCACAAATCAAGCTGCCGATGTGCTTGGAGTTTCACGCCCCTACCTGGTCAATGAACTCCTCGAAAAAGGCGAAATCCCCTACCATCGCGTTGGCACGCATCGCCGGATTGCCTTCGCGGACCTCATGGAATACCGGAAGAAGATTGATGAACGGCATGAAGAAGCCATGCAAAAACTGGCAAATATCGCACAAGAGGAAGGCGGCATGGGCTATTAG
- a CDS encoding TonB-dependent receptor, which produces MAERKIYSTYEKALAINLDETRYGVFAEIGAGQETANWFFRVSGSKGTVAKTISAYDMTMSDAIYGKAKRYVSESRLSSMLEYEYGILEDRLGAERGKDTTFFSFCNTVRARGYQDTEECYGWLGIRLQLKPQTEPCDIVLHVRLLDETNADQMEALGKLGVNLIHAAFNYRDNLQSFVDSLRDGISNWSIEVDMLRFTGEGFRYVDNRLCALQLVQSGLSDAAMFNEKGEVVQAADALYKRPILLLRGSFNPVLKLHLDMIQQSRKVFSGVISEEQRDRAMEICEISMNNLLRDGGAVDHEDFIDRADALQELGKTVLISRTAEFHRIATYLSRYTEEPIAIILSIGLLNELFKAKWSENLPGGILESFGRLFKNRVQLFVYPWHNTHSMELVTAENFKAPDSWEHFYQHLLENKRVLPIGVGDPSLLAKTSRKILKMIEDNDEDWQNWVPPEAHDMVRRRCGRNA; this is translated from the coding sequence ATGGCGGAACGTAAGATTTACAGCACCTACGAGAAGGCACTGGCGATCAATCTCGACGAAACCCGTTACGGGGTTTTTGCCGAGATCGGAGCGGGGCAGGAGACGGCGAACTGGTTTTTTCGGGTCTCCGGCAGCAAAGGCACGGTGGCCAAAACGATTTCGGCCTACGACATGACGATGAGTGACGCCATCTACGGTAAGGCCAAGCGTTATGTGTCGGAATCGCGGCTAAGCTCCATGCTGGAGTACGAGTATGGCATCCTTGAAGATCGGCTGGGCGCGGAGCGGGGAAAAGACACGACCTTCTTTTCCTTCTGTAATACGGTCCGGGCAAGGGGCTATCAGGACACGGAAGAGTGCTACGGTTGGCTGGGGATACGCTTGCAGCTCAAGCCGCAAACCGAGCCTTGCGATATTGTTCTGCATGTACGCCTTCTGGATGAGACGAATGCCGATCAAATGGAGGCACTCGGTAAGCTGGGAGTGAATCTAATTCATGCGGCCTTCAATTACAGGGACAATCTGCAGAGTTTCGTTGATTCGCTGAGGGATGGCATTTCCAACTGGAGTATCGAAGTGGATATGTTGCGTTTTACCGGAGAGGGCTTCCGCTATGTCGATAACCGTTTGTGCGCACTGCAACTCGTGCAAAGCGGGCTTTCCGATGCAGCCATGTTCAATGAAAAGGGCGAGGTGGTGCAAGCGGCAGATGCTCTATACAAGCGCCCGATTCTACTGCTGCGCGGTAGTTTCAATCCCGTGTTGAAGCTGCACTTGGATATGATTCAGCAATCCCGAAAGGTTTTTTCCGGTGTGATCTCTGAAGAGCAGCGCGACCGTGCCATGGAGATTTGCGAGATCAGTATGAACAATCTTTTGCGGGATGGCGGTGCGGTCGACCACGAGGACTTTATCGACCGGGCGGATGCCCTGCAGGAGCTTGGGAAGACCGTATTGATCAGCCGCACAGCCGAGTTTCACCGCATCGCGACCTACCTCAGCCGCTACACGGAAGAGCCGATTGCCATCATCCTGAGTATCGGGCTACTGAATGAATTGTTTAAAGCCAAATGGTCGGAGAACTTGCCCGGTGGTATTCTCGAATCCTTCGGCCGGCTCTTTAAAAACCGGGTGCAACTTTTCGTCTATCCCTGGCATAACACGCACAGCATGGAGTTGGTTACAGCGGAAAATTTCAAAGCGCCCGACAGTTGGGAGCATTTCTACCAGCATTTGCTGGAGAATAAACGTGTTTTACCGATTGGAGTGGGGGATCCCAGCTTATTGGCCAAGACCAGCCGGAAAATCCTAAAAATGATCGAAGATAACGACGAGGATTGGCAGAATTGGGTGCCGCCGGAAGCGCACGACATGGTGCGTCGTCGATGCGGTCGTAACGCTTAG
- a CDS encoding tyrosine-type recombinase/integrase, translated as MARYISRRLVQHSPKATTEAPGAKDRVEDGTASPSSCFPRGTSVPENIKSNPLIRGFSSEYSFHSLRHSYSTWLNEAGFSETDRMRIVGHADKKVSQKYTHAQIETVQENLKRLKL; from the coding sequence ATGGCACGATACATATCACGTCGTCTTGTCCAGCATAGCCCTAAGGCGACGACGGAAGCTCCCGGAGCGAAAGATAGGGTGGAAGACGGGACTGCTTCGCCATCTTCATGTTTTCCGCGCGGCACATCTGTGCCTGAAAACATTAAGTCAAACCCGCTTATTCGCGGCTTCTCCTCGGAATACTCATTTCACAGCTTACGGCATAGCTACTCTACCTGGCTGAATGAAGCTGGATTCTCCGAAACCGACCGAATGCGTATTGTCGGACATGCTGACAAGAAGGTGTCGCAGAAATACACGCATGCTCAAATTGAAACGGTTCAGGAGAACTTAAAGAGACTGAAGCTTTAA
- the dapA gene encoding 4-hydroxy-tetrahydrodipicolinate synthase — protein sequence MNSNQFSGVFTALATPMCDGDIDYASLGTLIEHQIKGGINGLVSMGTTGESPTLDHKQHIVVIRATVEAAEGKVPVIAGTGSNSTAEAVALTKLAESAGADGFLVVAPYYNKPNQEGLFQHFSAIAEVTEKPIVLYSIPSRCGIDISVDVTARLYEKYPHVCCMKAAEGSCEKVVEYVRKLGPDYAVMSGDDSLTLPFMSAGASGVISVASNLIVSPLVQMVQAANKNDFSKARETYLKYYPFFKSIFLEPNPVPIKYCLHKAGIITSDEVRLPLAQLTQETRDALDALMSELSLV from the coding sequence ATGAACTCAAACCAATTTTCAGGCGTTTTTACTGCTCTGGCCACGCCTATGTGCGATGGCGATATCGACTATGCCAGCCTCGGAACCCTGATTGAGCATCAAATCAAGGGCGGTATTAACGGGCTCGTATCGATGGGGACTACCGGCGAGTCTCCGACTCTCGATCACAAGCAGCATATCGTCGTCATTCGGGCCACCGTTGAAGCAGCCGAAGGAAAAGTCCCGGTCATCGCAGGAACGGGCTCCAATTCCACGGCGGAAGCGGTGGCTTTGACCAAGCTGGCGGAAAGCGCCGGTGCCGATGGTTTCCTTGTCGTCGCCCCTTACTACAACAAGCCAAACCAAGAGGGGCTTTTTCAGCACTTCAGTGCGATCGCTGAAGTCACTGAAAAGCCGATCGTCCTTTATTCGATCCCCTCCCGGTGCGGCATCGATATTTCCGTCGATGTCACCGCCAGACTCTACGAAAAATACCCGCACGTCTGCTGCATGAAGGCTGCCGAAGGCTCCTGCGAAAAGGTGGTGGAATACGTCCGCAAGCTGGGGCCGGACTATGCCGTGATGAGCGGCGATGACAGCCTCACGCTCCCCTTCATGTCCGCTGGAGCCAGCGGCGTGATCAGCGTCGCCTCCAATCTCATTGTCAGCCCTCTCGTGCAAATGGTACAGGCGGCAAACAAGAACGACTTCTCAAAGGCCCGGGAGACCTACTTGAAATATTATCCATTCTTCAAGTCCATCTTCCTCGAACCCAATCCGGTACCAATCAAGTATTGCCTGCACAAGGCCGGCATCATCACTTCCGATGAAGTTCGCCTCCCGCTGGCCCAACTGACTCAGGAAACCCGGGACGCGCTCGATGCGCTCATGTCCGAACTCAGCCTCGTTTAA
- a CDS encoding PIN domain-containing protein: MFTASFTAVYDACVLYPAPLRDLLMELASYRLFKAKWSEAIHNEWTRNLLANQEHLKPERIQATREAMNQAVPDCLVTGHEGLIDSLNLPDPKDRHVLAAAIASNADVIVTFNLKDFPEGVLQLHQVEAQHPDEFIRHLIDLHPDEVCRAAKKIRTRLKNPPYSADDYLMSLAKQKLPQTIEYLAERKDLI, from the coding sequence ATGTTCACCGCTTCATTTACAGCCGTATACGATGCTTGTGTGCTTTATCCGGCTCCACTCAGAGACCTACTGATGGAGCTGGCGTCGTATCGGCTCTTTAAAGCTAAATGGAGCGAAGCAATACATAACGAATGGACGCGCAATCTGTTGGCCAACCAAGAACACCTTAAGCCTGAAAGGATTCAAGCGACCAGAGAAGCCATGAATCAGGCCGTCCCGGACTGCCTGGTAACGGGCCATGAAGGGCTTATCGACTCTCTAAATCTCCCTGATCCAAAAGACAGGCATGTCTTGGCGGCTGCCATTGCTTCGAATGCGGATGTGATTGTTACGTTTAATCTAAAGGACTTCCCCGAGGGAGTTTTGCAACTTCATCAAGTCGAAGCGCAGCACCCAGATGAATTTATTCGACACTTGATAGACCTGCATCCGGATGAAGTCTGCCGGGCCGCAAAGAAAATTCGAACCAGACTGAAAAATCCGCCTTATTCCGCCGACGACTACTTAATGAGCCTAGCGAAGCAAAAGCTGCCGCAAACGATTGAGTATTTGGCCGAAAGAAAAGACCTAATTTGA